GGACCGGGTCGCGGCCGAGGCGGGGGTGACGCCGGTGCTGCCCGGGCTGCCGCCGCGGGTCGAGGCGGTCCGGCGGGGCGATCTGCTGTTCCTGTTCAACCACGGCGACGTGCCGGTTTCGGTGCCGCTGCCCGGCGCGGACCCGGCGACCGTGCCACCCGGCGGCGTGGCCACGCACCCGCTTGGGTGACACTGGCCCGGTGACCGACAGCCCCGACACCAGCCCCGACACCGGCTCCGCGGCCCCCGCCGCTCCCGCACCGCGACGGCGCCGCCCGCTCGTCATCGGGCTGGGCGTGCTGGCGCTGGTCGTGCTCGCGCTGGTGACCTGGGTGGCCACCCGGCCGACCGACGTCACCTCGACGCGGGACGTGGCGCTGCGCGGCATCCTGACCTACGGCGGACCGGACCGCTGGGACGTCACCGCCCAGCCGGACGAGGGCCCGACGCAGATCATGAAGTTCGGCGAGCAGGGCGAGTTCGACGGTGAGCCGGTGCTGCTCAGCGATGACGGTTTCGTGGTGATCTGGTCCACGCCGGTGGTGTCGGCCGAGTCCTGCACGGCCCTGGCCAACTGGGCCGGGCGACGGGTCGCGCCGGAGGCGGAGCAACAGGTCGTCGCCGGGTGCGGCGCGGCGGTGGGGCGGCCGGCCGGTGACGTCGCGACGATCGCCACCTACACCGTCGAGACCGGGCAGTACACCTTCGTCGCGTGGTCCGGGCCGACCGGGCTCTACGCTGCCCTGATCTACACCGCGCCGGGCGCCTCGTCCGCCCCGAACGCCTTGCGGTAGGCCGACGGCGACGTCCGCATCGCCCTCGTGAAGTGGTGCCGGTAGGTCACCGGCGAGTCGAACCCGACCGCCGCCGCCACCTCCTCGATCGGTGTCCCGGTCGTCTCCAGCAGCGCCAGGCTGGCGTGCACCCGCTGCCCGATCAGCCAGCGGATCGGCGTGGTCCCGGTGGCCCGCGCGAAGTGCCGCAGGTAGGTGCGGGCCGACATGTGCGCCCGCCGGGCCAGCACCTCGACGGTGATCGGCTCGGCCAGGTTGCCGAGCGCCCATTCCATGCTGCGGGCCAGCCGGTCGTCGGCCGGGTCGTCGGCGACCGGCGCCTCGATGAACTGCGCCTGCCCGCCGTCCCGGTGTGGCTGCACGACCAGGCGGCGGGCCACCGCGTTGGCGATCGCCGGGCCGTGGTCGCGGCGGATCACGTGTAGGCACAGGTCCAGGCCGGCGGCGCTCCCGGCGCTGGTCAGCACGTCGCCGTCGTCCAGGTAGAGGACGTCCGCGTCGACCTGGACGTGCGGGTGACGGGCGCGCAGCAGCTCCGCGTACCGCCAGTGCGTGGTGGCCCGGCGGCCGTCCAGCAGGCCGGCGCCGGCCAGCGCGAACGCGCCCGAGCAGATCGACATGATCCGGGCGCCCCGGGCGTGTGCCGTCCGCAGCGCCGCGACCAGGGCGGGTGACGGGTCGGCGCGGACGTCCGGGACGCCCGGGACGATCAGCGTGCCGGCTGCCGCGAAGGTGTCCAGGCCGTGCTCGGTGTGCAGGGTGGCGCCGCCGACCACGCGGACCGGGCCGGGAGTCTCGGCGCAGATGGTCAGGTCGTACCAGGGGCGGTCGAACTCCGGGCGGGGCAGGCCGAACACCTCGGAGACGATGCCGAGCTCGAAGACCGACATGCCGTCGAACGCCAGCACGGTGACGCGTTCTCCGCGCCTCTCCACCTGATACATGGCGAGATATTAGCGGTGGATGGCATTCGCGCCACTGGGCCGGGGCGCGCCCGGACGGCACGATCAACGGCATGACCAGCGCGATCGAACACTTCAGCAACCGGCTCCGCTTCGAGACCGACGTCAGCGACGTGCACCACGACATCGAGGCCGGCACCCCCGGCGTGGTCGTCGTCGACTCCCGCAGCGACGAGGCCTGGCGGCAGGGGCACCTGCCGGCCGCGGTGCACCTGCCCACCCGCGAGATCGCGGCGCGGGCCGCCGAGCTGATCCCGGCCGGCGCCGCCGTGGTCACCTACTGCTGGGGGCCGGGCTGCAACGGGGCGACCCGGGCGGCCCTGGAGTTCGCCAAGCTCGGCTACGCCGTCAAGGAGATGATCGGCGGTTACGAGTACTGGGTCCGCGAGGGCTTCCCGGTCCGCGACGAGAAGGGCGAGTGGTCCCGGCCCGCCGACGAGCTGACCGCCCCGGCCGGCGCCACCTGCGGCTGCTGACCGGGGCCTCAGACCGCGGCGCGGGCGTTGCGCCGGCGGACCGTCACCGCCTCGGCCACGTTCAGCACGACCAGCACGGCGACCAGGGCGAGCACGGCGACGACGGCCGGGGTCAGCAGAGCCAGGGGGAGCAGCAGCGCGGCGGCCAGACCGGCCGCCGCCCGGCCCCAGCCGAAGACCCGAAACATCTGCCACCGGTTCCAGGCGAAGGTGATCAGGTAGACCGCGGTGCCGCCGCAGAGCAGCGCGGCCGGGTAGAGGTGCAGATGCTCGGCCGGGTGGGCGACCGCCTCGGCCAGCGCGACCGCGACCGCGATGACGCTGCCCAGCAGGAGCAGATGACCGTACGCCAGGACGTTGCGCACCACGTCGGTCTGCACCCGGGCGATGTCCAGCGCGTGCCGCATGGCGTCCGAGGCGAACGAGAAGTAGACCCACCACAGGGCGCAGGCCAGCGCGTACGCGGCGGTGACGGCAAGCAGCCGGGCCGCGGTGAGCGGCTCGTCCACGGCCACCCCGCCGACCGCCACCACCGACTCGCCGAGCGCGATGATCAGGAACAGCCCGAAGCGTTCCGGCAGATGGTGCGGCTCGAAGCGGACGGCCATCAGCCGGCGCCGGACCAGGCGCGGGGTGAGCAGATCGATGGCCGCGGCGGCGGTCCACAGCCAGAGCCGGGCGCTGCCCTCGACCAGGCCGCCGGCCAGCATCAACGGGCCGGTGACGCAGGCCGAGACGCTGAACGTGTTGATCGGGATGTTGCGCCAGCCGCGGAACACCAGGACCGCGAGCACCAGCCGGGCCGCCCAATAGGCGCCACCGAGGAGCAAACCCCGATCTTCGTACGCGTAGGGCACGGCGAGCGCCATGAACAGGCTGGCCGCGCCCATCCCGAAGACGCCGAGGCGGTCCGCGGTGTTGTCCACGTCGTGCGTGTTGGCGTGCACCGAGGTGCCCACCCAGACCCAGTAGATCGGCACGAAGACGACCAGCGCGTGGCCCACCCCGGACCAGGAGTGGTGCTCGTGCAGCAGGTGCGACACCTGGGTGACGGCGAAGACGAAGACGAGGTCGAAGAAGAGCTCACTCCAGGTGACCCGTTTCTCGGCGGCAGCCTCCGTCATCCCAGCAGCCTGTCGAGGAACTCGTTGCGGAACTTGCCGGCCGGGTCGAAGCGCCGGACCAGCGCGGCGAAGTCGGCGGCCCGGGGCAGCGCCGGCGCGCTGGTGAAGATCTTGCCGAGGTGCGGGCGGGCGCCGAGCGGGGCCAGCACCTTCTCCACGTCGGCGACGACCGGCAGCACCGCCTCGGTGTCGGCGATCCAGGTGAAGTGCAGGGCCAGGCTGTCCCGCTCGTAGTTGGGCGACAGCCACAGGTCGTCGGCGGCGATCGTCCGCATCTCGCTGACCTGGAGGACGTCCGCGACCCGCTCGCGGATCTGGGCCACCGCGTCGATCGCGTCGTTCGCCCGCGCCAGCGGGACGTGCCACTCGGATTGCAGCTCCGCGCCGCTGCTCGGGGTGAACTCCATCCGGAAGTGCGGCAGCCGCTCGTGCCAGGGGCCGGGCACGCCGCCCTGCTGAGTGCAGTTCTCGGTGGGCATGCCGGGCACCGGGTGGCGCGGGCCGTCGGCCAGGGTGGCGCCGTGGAACACCGGATCGGTCCTCGGGTCGCGTCGTTTCACCCAGACCTGGTCGACGTCGGTGCCGGTCCAGCGGGTGAAGAGGCTGACGCTGTAGCCGTCGGCGAGGATCTCGGGCAGCGCCGAGCGGACCGCGGCGGCCGGCAGGTTGTCATAGACGTACTGCCGGAGCTCGAACGCGGGTCGCACGTCCAGGGTCAGCGCGACGACCGCGCCCAGCGCGCCGAGCGCGGCCACCGAGCCGGGGAAGCTTTCGTCGCCCCGGGCCAGCGTGACCAGCTCGCCGTCGGCGCGGACGATCTCGATCCCGGCGACCGCGGTGGCCAGGTTCCCGTTGCCGACGCCGGAGCCGTGGGTGGCTGTGGCGACCGCGCCGGCCACCGAGATGTGCGGCAGCGAGGCCATGTTGTGCACGGCCAGGCCCTCGGCGTGCAGGCGGGTGGCGAGCTCGCCGTACCGGATGCCGCCGTCGACCCGGACGGTGCGCCGGTCCGGTCCGATCTCGACGGTGCGCGGCAGGCCGGCCAGCGACAACAGGTCGCCGCCGGTGTCGGCGAGCCGGTTGAACGAGTGCCCGCTGCCCAGCACGCGCAGCGCGGTGGCGTCCGCGACCAGCTCGCGGACCTCGTCGACGGAGCGCGGGCGGAGCACCTGCCGCGCGCCGAAGGTGATGTTGCCGGCCCAGTTCGTCAGTGGTTCCACCCTCGCCACCCTACGACGTGCCACATGATGGGACACCAGGGTCTGATCGGGCGTTACCCGGAGATCAAGGTCAATATTGGGTTGTCTCTAGGTGTATACGCCCATAACGTTGGTTCATGCCGTTGGATGCCTCACGGAACAGTCTGGTGCTGCCGATCCTCGGACTCCTCGGGGAGCGGCCCGCGCACGCCTACGAGCTGGCCACCCGCCTTCAGGAGCGGTATGCCCATCTCACCGCGACCCGCAGCACGGTGACCACGCTGCTCAAGTCCCTGCACCGGGCCGGCCTGGTGGAGGCGCGCGAGCCGGGCCAGGTGGGCAACCGCCCGCCCCGCACGGAGTACGAGCTGACCGAGCAGGGCGTGGCCGGCTTTAGGGCGAAGGTGGAGTCCGGATTGCGGGACACCCCGGTCGCCTCGGTCGACTTCGCGCTCGCCGTGGCGTACCTGGGGTCACTCCCGGCGGAGCGGGCCGTGGCCCTGCTGGAGGCGCGGGCCGAGCGGCTGGCCGAGGAGCGCGCCGGGCTGCCGGCCGGTGCCGGCGAGATGACCGAGGTGCACACCCTGGAGCACGGGTACTGGCACGGTCTGGTCACCGCCGAGCTGGCCTGGATCGCCGCGCTGGTGGAGCGGATCCGGACCGCCGAGCTGGCCTGGGCGACCGGCGCTCCGCCGGTCACTCCCGTCCCAGCGGCGGCCTGACCGGACCGCCTGATTCTTGCCATCCGGCAACAAAGCAGCCATGTCTGACCATCTCGTTTTCAGGGATATCTCTGACCTGCCCGGTTTACCGTTGGTGCGTCTTTGCGGCCGATCGAGGGGGACAGATCATGGCTTCCATCGTGATCGCGGAGGACGACCGGGACATCGCCGAGCTGCTCACCACCGTGATGAACAGCGCCGGGCACACGGTGCGGATCGCGCCGGACGGGGCCGCGGCGCTGGACGTGATCGGCAGCACGACCCCTGACCTGGTCATCCTCGATCACCACATGCCCGGGATGAGCGGCCTCGAGGTGGCCGACCGGCTGCGCTCCGACCCGGCCACCGCGGGCCTTCCCGTGATCATGATGTCCGCCGCCACCCCGGCCGCGGCCCGGCAACTGTGCGACGTCACCATCTCCAAGCCGGTCCGGCCGAAACACCTCGTCGAGGCGGTCAACGAGCTGCTCGCGGCGTACCCGGCCGGCGAGCACCCGCCGGTCGCGCACCCGGACGCCGCCGCCCACCTGGCCGACGTGCCCCGGCTGCTGGCCGTCTCCGACTTCCTGACCCGCCCGGCCAGGGCCGCCGGGCTGGACGCGTTCGCCGAGCGGCTGGCGGTGCTGACCGGCACGCCGACCGCCGCGGTCACCCTGATGCTGAACGACACCGTGGTGGTGGCCGGGTCGTACGGGCTGCCGACGTGGGTGCGGGAGGCCGGTGGCGTGCCGGCCGAGTGGTCGCCGGACGCCATCGTGGTGGCCGAGGACGTGCCGGTGCTGATCGCCGACAGCCGGGAGAGCGAGGAGTACGCGAGCAGCCCGCTGTTCGCCGTGAGCGGGATCCGTTCCTACGCGAGCGTCCCGCTGCACTCGCCGGAGGGCCACATCGTGGGAACGCTGTGCGTCATGGATGAGAAACCCGGGACGTGCACCGAGGACACCGTGCAGATCCTGCACTCGCAGCGTGCGGCAGCCCTGGGCCTGCTCTCGCCGGCCGGCCAAGCGCCGATCGTGCCCTGATCACCGCGCGTACCCGGGCCGTTACCTGCGGATTTATCAGACGTTACAGAAAGTTATCCTTATCCGGTTGCGCCCCAAGATCGTCCGTTTTGTAGTCGTATCGTGACGCATCTGGCATGTGGGTCATTGATTAGGCAAAACGGAAGGGCAATCGGCGGTTCGGAGGATGCTCCCTCAACTCTGCCCCAAATCGAGATCAACTGCTCGTGCGCTCGTAACGAAATGTGGATCACAATCGGTAACGGCCGCGACGGGGGTGGGGCAGGATGCAGCGCGGCACAACCTTCAGGAGAGAGGGAGCGCGCCATCATGGCGGAGATCCATCACTTTGACCACGGATGGGTGACTCCGGCAGTCAGCTATCTGCTGTCCGTCCTCGGCTCACTGCTCGGCCTCACCAGCGCGGTCCGTCTCCGTTCGGCCCGGACCAACGGTGAGAAGGGCTGGTGGCTGGTCCTCGCGGCGCTCGCCATCGGCGCCACCGGCATCTGGAGCATGCACTTCGTCGCGATGCTCGGCTTCGACGTGGTCGGCACCGCGATCCGCTACGACGTCAGCCTCACCGCTGCCAGCGTGGTGATCGCGTTCGTGGCGGTCGGCGTCGGCCTGGCCATCGCGCTGCTGGGCACCGCTGCCCGGCAGGTCCGGATCGTGATCGGCGGCGTCCTGGCCGGCCTGGGCGTGGCCGCGATGCACTACACCGGCATGGCCGCGATGCGGCTGAACGGCGAGATCCAGTACTCCGGCTCGCGGGTCATCCTGTCGATCGCGATCGCCGTGGTCGCCGCCACGGTCGCCCTCTGGCTCACCCTGGTGGTCAGCAAGCCGATCGTCATCTTCATCTCGGCGCTCGTGATGGGCGTCGCGGTCAACGGCATGCACTTCACCGGCATGTCCGCGATGTCGGTGATCGAGGAGGACCACTTCGGCACGATCGAGGGCGCGACCGCCGCGTCGCTGCTGGTGCCGATCGGCGTCGCGGTGGTGTTCGGGATCATCGGCATGGCGTACGCGCTGGCCGCCGCCCCCAACGAGGAGGACCGCGCGGCCGCCGAATACCTGAACGCGCGGATCGACGCCCGGCTCGCGAAGCAGGCGCAGGAGGCGAAGAGCCGGACCGGCCGAGGCACGCTCGGTAACGGAGCGTGGACCTATCGGGACCGTGGACCGCAGTCCTGAGCGGGCCTCGCCGGTCTGTCCGGGCTTTCTCAACCGAACCGCCAGCTAGACGATACGCACGGCCCCACCCCAGGTAGATAGGGTTTTCCCAGCTACGGAACGGCTTTTCGGGAGTGGGTGGGGGCGCGCGTGGCGGTCGGAATTCTGGGAACCGGTTCGTATCTTCCGTCACAGATTGTGACCAATCTGGACTTGACCGGGCGGGTGCCGGACGCCGACCCGGAGTGGGTCGCCCGGAAGACCCTGATCGAGGCGCGCCGGTTCGCGGCATCCGGCGAGGCGGCCTCCGACCTCGCCGGCCACGCGGCCCGGGCGGCCCTGGAGGACGCCGGCGTCGCCGCCGCCGAGATCGACTACATCGTCGTCTCCACCTCCACCGGGGACTCGCCCCAGCCGCCCACGTCCAACCTGGTGCAGAATCTGATCGGCGCCGACCGGGCCGCCTGCCTCGACGTGAACGCGGTCTGCGCCGGCTGGGTCTTCGCCCTCGGCGTGGCCAACGGCCTGGTGGCCACCAACCCCGGCGCACTGGTCCTGGTGATCGCCGCGGACATCTACTCCCGGATCCTGGACTTCGGCGACCGCCGGACCGCGGTGCTCTTCGGCGACGGGGCCGGGGCCGCGGTGGTCGGGGCGGTGCCGGACGGCTACGGCATCGTCGACCTGGACCTCGCCTCCCGCGGCGAGGCGAACGGCCTGATCTATGTGAAGGGCGGCGGCAGCCGCCTGCCGGCCACCCCGGAGACGGTGGCCGCCGGCGACCACTACTTCCGGATGAACGGCCGCGGCGTGCGCGACTTCGTGGCCGCCGCCGTGCCACCCGCTCTGGAGAAGCTGCTCCACCGCAACGAGATGAAGGCCGGCGACGTCGACCACTTCGTCCCGCACCAGGCCAACGGCATCATGCTCCGGGAACTGGTGACGGCCGCCGGTTTCCAGAACGCCCGGACCCACCTGACGCTGGAGCGTTACGGCAACGTCGGCAGCGCCTCGCTGCCGGTCACGCTCGACGACGCGAACCGTGCCGGCGCCTTCCGTGCCGGGGATCTCCTGCTGCTGGCGGGATTCGGTGGCGGCATGTCGATGGGCGCCTGCCTGCTCCGCTGGGGCCGCTGACCGTCCACATCAGGCGGTTGTCCACAGGCGCCCGGCGTGATCATGGAATCGCGCACCATACTGCTTGAGGGGGATCCCCCTTGGGGCGGGCGGGCCTTGTGCGCGCGGGCCTTGTGCGCGCGGGCCTTGTGCGGGCGGGCCTTGCGCGGGCGGGCCTTGCGCGGGCGGGCCTTGCGCGGGCGGGCCTTGCGCGGGCGGGCCTTGTGCGGGCGGGCCTTGTGCGGGCGGGCCTTGTGCGCGCGGGCCTTGCGCGGGCGGGCTGGTGGATGCGGCTAGTGGGGTTTGACCAGCCAGTTCCAGGCGCGTTTGAGGTTGCTGTCCGGGTGGGCCTCGGGCAGGTCGCCGGTGGGGCGGGGCAGGTGGTCGGCCGGCTCGGTGAGGATGACGCCGTTCTCGTAGAGGCCGGCGACCTTG
Above is a genomic segment from Actinoplanes ianthinogenes containing:
- a CDS encoding rhodanese-like domain-containing protein, with product MTSAIEHFSNRLRFETDVSDVHHDIEAGTPGVVVVDSRSDEAWRQGHLPAAVHLPTREIAARAAELIPAGAAVVTYCWGPGCNGATRAALEFAKLGYAVKEMIGGYEYWVREGFPVRDEKGEWSRPADELTAPAGATCGC
- a CDS encoding response regulator, yielding MASIVIAEDDRDIAELLTTVMNSAGHTVRIAPDGAAALDVIGSTTPDLVILDHHMPGMSGLEVADRLRSDPATAGLPVIMMSAATPAAARQLCDVTISKPVRPKHLVEAVNELLAAYPAGEHPPVAHPDAAAHLADVPRLLAVSDFLTRPARAAGLDAFAERLAVLTGTPTAAVTLMLNDTVVVAGSYGLPTWVREAGGVPAEWSPDAIVVAEDVPVLIADSRESEEYASSPLFAVSGIRSYASVPLHSPEGHIVGTLCVMDEKPGTCTEDTVQILHSQRAAALGLLSPAGQAPIVP
- the ftrA gene encoding transcriptional regulator FtrA, whose amino-acid sequence is MYQVERRGERVTVLAFDGMSVFELGIVSEVFGLPRPEFDRPWYDLTICAETPGPVRVVGGATLHTEHGLDTFAAAGTLIVPGVPDVRADPSPALVAALRTAHARGARIMSICSGAFALAGAGLLDGRRATTHWRYAELLRARHPHVQVDADVLYLDDGDVLTSAGSAAGLDLCLHVIRRDHGPAIANAVARRLVVQPHRDGGQAQFIEAPVADDPADDRLARSMEWALGNLAEPITVEVLARRAHMSARTYLRHFARATGTTPIRWLIGQRVHASLALLETTGTPIEEVAAAVGFDSPVTYRHHFTRAMRTSPSAYRKAFGADEAPGAV
- a CDS encoding 3-oxoacyl-ACP synthase III family protein, giving the protein MTNLDLTGRVPDADPEWVARKTLIEARRFAASGEAASDLAGHAARAALEDAGVAAAEIDYIVVSTSTGDSPQPPTSNLVQNLIGADRAACLDVNAVCAGWVFALGVANGLVATNPGALVLVIAADIYSRILDFGDRRTAVLFGDGAGAAVVGAVPDGYGIVDLDLASRGEANGLIYVKGGGSRLPATPETVAAGDHYFRMNGRGVRDFVAAAVPPALEKLLHRNEMKAGDVDHFVPHQANGIMLRELVTAAGFQNARTHLTLERYGNVGSASLPVTLDDANRAGAFRAGDLLLLAGFGGGMSMGACLLRWGR
- a CDS encoding FAD-binding protein codes for the protein MEPLTNWAGNITFGARQVLRPRSVDEVRELVADATALRVLGSGHSFNRLADTGGDLLSLAGLPRTVEIGPDRRTVRVDGGIRYGELATRLHAEGLAVHNMASLPHISVAGAVATATHGSGVGNGNLATAVAGIEIVRADGELVTLARGDESFPGSVAALGALGAVVALTLDVRPAFELRQYVYDNLPAAAVRSALPEILADGYSVSLFTRWTGTDVDQVWVKRRDPRTDPVFHGATLADGPRHPVPGMPTENCTQQGGVPGPWHERLPHFRMEFTPSSGAELQSEWHVPLARANDAIDAVAQIRERVADVLQVSEMRTIAADDLWLSPNYERDSLALHFTWIADTEAVLPVVADVEKVLAPLGARPHLGKIFTSAPALPRAADFAALVRRFDPAGKFRNEFLDRLLG
- a CDS encoding MHYT domain-containing protein encodes the protein MAEIHHFDHGWVTPAVSYLLSVLGSLLGLTSAVRLRSARTNGEKGWWLVLAALAIGATGIWSMHFVAMLGFDVVGTAIRYDVSLTAASVVIAFVAVGVGLAIALLGTAARQVRIVIGGVLAGLGVAAMHYTGMAAMRLNGEIQYSGSRVILSIAIAVVAATVALWLTLVVSKPIVIFISALVMGVAVNGMHFTGMSAMSVIEEDHFGTIEGATAASLLVPIGVAVVFGIIGMAYALAAAPNEEDRAAAEYLNARIDARLAKQAQEAKSRTGRGTLGNGAWTYRDRGPQS
- a CDS encoding PadR family transcriptional regulator; amino-acid sequence: MPLDASRNSLVLPILGLLGERPAHAYELATRLQERYAHLTATRSTVTTLLKSLHRAGLVEAREPGQVGNRPPRTEYELTEQGVAGFRAKVESGLRDTPVASVDFALAVAYLGSLPAERAVALLEARAERLAEERAGLPAGAGEMTEVHTLEHGYWHGLVTAELAWIAALVERIRTAELAWATGAPPVTPVPAAA
- a CDS encoding low temperature requirement protein A, giving the protein MTEAAAEKRVTWSELFFDLVFVFAVTQVSHLLHEHHSWSGVGHALVVFVPIYWVWVGTSVHANTHDVDNTADRLGVFGMGAASLFMALAVPYAYEDRGLLLGGAYWAARLVLAVLVFRGWRNIPINTFSVSACVTGPLMLAGGLVEGSARLWLWTAAAAIDLLTPRLVRRRLMAVRFEPHHLPERFGLFLIIALGESVVAVGGVAVDEPLTAARLLAVTAAYALACALWWVYFSFASDAMRHALDIARVQTDVVRNVLAYGHLLLLGSVIAVAVALAEAVAHPAEHLHLYPAALLCGGTAVYLITFAWNRWQMFRVFGWGRAAAGLAAALLLPLALLTPAVVAVLALVAVLVVLNVAEAVTVRRRNARAAV